Genomic DNA from Hordeum vulgare subsp. vulgare chromosome 2H, MorexV3_pseudomolecules_assembly, whole genome shotgun sequence:
CAGCTGCTTCCTCGCCGGGGAGAGCGCCGGGGGCAACATCGTCCACCACGTCGCCAAACGCTGGGCCGCCGAGCAACAGCCCTCCGCCAAGTCGCTCCGCCTCGCCGGGATTATCCCCGTGCAGCCCTACTTCGGCGGGGAGGAGCGGACGGAGTCGGAGCTCAGGCTGGAGGGCGTGGCGCCGGTGGTGAACCTCGAGCGCTCCGACTTCTCGTGGAAGGCCTTCCTGCCCGTGGGCGCCACCCGCGATCACCCGGCGGCGCACGTGACCGACGAGAACGCCGAGCTGACCAAGGCCTTCCCGCCGACGCTCCTTGTGGTCGGCGGGTTCGACCCGCTGCAAGACTGGCAGCGGCGGTACGCCGACGTGCTGCGGCGGAAGGGGGTGAAGGTCAAGGTGGCGGAGTACCCAGACGGCTTCCACGGGTTCTACGGCTTCCCCGCAGTCGCTGACGCCGGCAAGGTTTTCCAGGAGATGAAGGCCTTCGTGGAGAGCAACATGGCTGCGCCGGCGAAATCCACCGCACGGTGAGGAAGATGCCGTGATCCAAGGAACGAGT
This window encodes:
- the LOC123429584 gene encoding probable carboxylesterase 18, whose protein sequence is MEAAAGHGQRPMPAPLPLGVRLQLAGLTAAIDAVERSDGTVNRCLYSVIDRLLSKRANPRPDGSGVRSYDFTVDASRGIWARVFAPVSSAVPLPVVVYYHGGGFALFSPAIGPFNGVCRRLCSDVGAVVVSVNYRLAPEHRYPAAYDDGVDALRFLDEAGVVPGLGDAVPVDLASCFLAGESAGGNIVHHVAKRWAAEQQPSAKSLRLAGIIPVQPYFGGEERTESELRLEGVAPVVNLERSDFSWKAFLPVGATRDHPAAHVTDENAELTKAFPPTLLVVGGFDPLQDWQRRYADVLRRKGVKVKVAEYPDGFHGFYGFPAVADAGKVFQEMKAFVESNMAAPAKSTAR